AACAAGATCCCAACTCCAGTGAAACAGACAGATAGACACCAATACATCAATATACATATGTGAATGTGTTACTGATGTAAAATATCTCTTCCAAGCCCAAAAGATTAAAGCAAACCAGAAGATGTAACACCCATAAAAGAAGCTTATCTAGATTGGAGGCATAGAAAGAAACACATAAGAAGATCCCTTATTTGCTAGCTAGCATTCTCAAAGAAGATCCCAGTTGAAGCGCATGCATGTCATTGTTAGGAGAAAAACAAATCCCACATAGGCCATGGATGATAACAAGATGAAAAGTTTCGAGCTTTACGCCAGATATGAAAAAATTCagtaaattgcaaaacaaaaaattttcaaCATCAAAGCATAAATGGCAAATGGGCTAACAGAATTCATACCTGAGGAATGGTGTAATAGAGATTGCTGACATGGGCAAGAACAGCAGCTTGCTGAGTGACAGCTTGAAGCCAATCAGGATCTCCATGGCCGAGAGCATTCACAGCGATTCCAGATGCACAATCCAGATACTCTTTCCCTTGTGCGTCCAACAACTTACAACCTTTCCCACTCGAGAGCACCACAGGAGCTCGCGCGTATGTTCCCACGAGAACTTTTGCCTCCTCTTCAATCACCCTCTGGCTCACACTTTCTTTTATCGAAACCTGTGCTTGTTCGCTCGCTATCCGGACTGAGTCTTCTACTGCATAACATAGTCAaaccagaacaaaaaaaaaaaaacaaggcgTGAGGATTTCAAAACTTGTCACACTAAAAAATCGAAATAACAAAGGAGTAACTAacacaaagaagtgaaagcagGACGTGTCCTGtgtataagaaaattttgacaAACTTCAACATGTGAAACTAAGCATATCTAGTAATCCATCATTTTCTATGATAGCAGATTAGAGTTGTACCCAAGTCATACAACCAGAAGAGAACAATGTCAACCAAAGCTACAATACTTATGAGAAATTGGGTAGTAAAAACATTTGGAACCACAGGGAATACATGtcttacttacttacttacttacttaGTTGTCCAACCGACTTATTATTTACATCATATCAGATGAACTTTGACAATAATTTAACCTACAAAGCTTTCTATAATCTCAACCTGCAAGATCTTCACACTGTTCTTATTCTATTTCTTTGTCTCCCTGCCTGACCCTTTCATATACCTCAACAGCACTCGATTGATTGATAAAAGTTCCCCAATTTCTAGTTAGCCTGTTTAAGTAGCCAAGTGATCAAAAGAACCACACAACAAATACTCATCATTCATCAAAACCGAACTTGAGGATCGAAGCAACCAATTGAAGTAATCAGCACATATGTATGTACCTCGAGAATCACGGGCGCAGAGAGGTGAGAGACGAAAGCGAGAGTTAAAAGAAGATAGGAGAGATCGTCtgtgagagagaaggagagatcgaGGGAAGAAGCTGGTGAATGGGAGAAGACGCGACGGAGAAGAAGTAGATCGAACTGAGCGAAATGATCCAGTGGGATGGCTGATACATgatacagaggaagaagatgaagcagccGCCATTGAAGAGTTTATTATTTGAGAAGAAGAGcaaattctcaatttttttctcACATCTAAATTCGGTACAACCGATTTAAACCAGAATCAACAACATATCTTTTAATAACTCGGTTTAACCAATTTAATCCAGAATCAACAACATACACATATCTTATAAAAGATTTAAACCAGAATCAACAACGTATCTTCTTTAGTTTGGTATTCGACTgaaaacaagtaaacaaaacgTAACAATCAACTACACTTTAATCATATGATAAAGGATCTTGTGATATTAGAGTACATGATTAACCATATAATCTGAGAATTTTATAACAATGATATTCTTAATGAAACAAAACTCAGATTGGGATGTCAACAAAGTTAATTAATGTCTCGATAGAGGGATGAAGATGTGGACAGAGTGTTATCAATCAAGATATGTCCTATTCCTATGGCAAGCATGGATATATTAGGagcaaaaaatcaaacaatcagTGATTAAGAAGAGCACATATTTAAAGCTCCTAAATTActaaaagaagcaaacaaacaaaaaagaatattgaaatctttcatatgaatattcttttttttttgtttcttttagtaaTTTAGGAGCTTTAAATATCTTGCATATGGACATTGTATAAGTTTTCGATCCCCCTTTACAATGTCCCCTTCTACCTACTTATACTAGGACGGGTTAATTAATGCCCGAAATCAATCTACTCCCCCAATCACGCATTTCATTTATGGTGGTCAGTCTTTAGAATCTTTGGCTACATCCCGAGCTCCGAAGTGACTTGATTCTCTTGTTACCTCGCCCCTGCTTCTTCTTAGTGGACCTCATCTGGTTTTAACTGGTCGGACTCACTATTCATCCCGACCCACATCATCCAGCTCGGGGCCAGGCACGTGGATCGAGATGAATAATCGTGGTACCAACAATAAGCTAACTCTTACATGTTGTACGAGTCTTTTGACTCCTAGACTACAAGAGATGTGGGAACAAATGATTGAAGAGGAATCAATTCCTGTGTTAGACAGAGTTTATTGCCCAACCCTAGGTGCTCGAGTTTAATATCAAAAACCGAGATTTCTAAATCTACCAAAGAAGGTTGGAGTTGCTGTGTCAAATGTGCTATACCCTTTTGTATCAATTGCAAAGTTCCGTGGCACAATAAGTTGTCATGCAACGATTACAAGAGATTGGGTCCAAGTCCTACAACGAATGATTTCAAACTTAAAGTTCTAGCAAATCAGAACATGTGGCATCAATGTGAAAAGTGCAAACACATGATCGAACGTTCAGAAGgatgcatgcatgcatgtaaCTTGCAGGTTTCACGTACCACATGTACCACCATATCTTAATCACATTAATATCTAatcatttcaaaatttatttatgttttcgtCAAATTAACAATGTAataatgttcatatatatgatttgatagATGTGGATACTTGTTTTGCTACACATGTGGATCGGAGCTGAATGGGAGGAAAAAGGTTGCGCTCATAAAGAAGAGTTTGATGCGGAACTCCATTGCATTGTTGGTGGAGTATGTGTTAGTGTCCTCGTTCTGCTTCTAGTTGCCGGTAATGTGGGAGCCAAATCCCTCACCCGATGACCTTAGTGGTCAAGAACAAGTGTTTAGAGAAAATATGTGTATTATTAAGTTTTTGTCTTGAAAATCAAATATCCTTGTAAGGTTACTACAGTGATAAGTATTTTATACTACAAAATACAACTAATTCTAGATTAATACAATTCTTCTTCATAAATGGGCATACGTTTTGATCCTAACTAGTATTCATGTCATAACGCTCGATCTTGGTTTGACCGGATATCCTTTAAATATGTAAATCTCTCATTTACTCCAATCACCTCGACAAACATGCTTGGCTCGAAAACTCGAACTCCTTCAAGTTCCTGAACAGACTAGCCCCAAGCagatctttctctcttcctgACCTCTTAGAATTCTCTTGACATGTCGTATAGTGGCCCCCACGACATTCGGTCTAATGTTGACCCGAACCCGGAGGAGGGGTTCTTGGTCCCAACAGGTAGAATTGTTTATCTCATTGTGCATTATGTATATTGATAAAACAATCGGTTTTGTAGATCGTTCATGTTGCTGATAAAATGACAACTTATTAATGTGATTGGTATTCAACCATCACTGTGATAGGGATATACCATTAGTATGGTaactaattacaaaaaaagtataatgaagttaaaaataaaaattgtttcttttcataGCTTCTTGTAACCCATGATGATTCAGTACCACTTggatttaaaattattgttgtCAAGAGCAACACCAACACCTTACACCCACCCACtgagatattttaatttctttaagaaTCATTTCAGCTTTTTTGGCGCCTTTTAGGAGGAATAAACTTTTCTTATCCTAATAATGAATAAAACAAGTTCGTGTACCTACGCTTCTCCGAGTGGTTCCGATCATGGCCTATGATGAGTCTCGAACCATCCTCCTGGAGAAGAACGAAGATTGCCCTGGCTGTATCATTGATCGAACTAAGCAACACCAGCAAGGCGTCCCTTACTTGCACCTCTCCTTCATCTGGCTCGTCTCACTCTgcactggtttttttttttaactttgttttctcAACCTCTCTTAGTAATTTCTACAAACACTTGGCGTGCAAGTGATTCATATTCGAATTAACTAGGCTATATGTGATACTCATGTTTCGAACCTTTTTGGTGATTAATTCAGCTCTCCCAatctcttctctgtttccatATCTTTATTTCATGgtaagtttattatttattagttacaccttaatattgtttttgataGCTTTAAAACTCTCCATTGATTAGCTTGGTTTTGTAATGTGGTGGTGGCAGATCAAAGACTTTGGTattgcaaaacaagaagaagatattggTTTCTATGCTGGTTTGTtggtaattttatttctttttgctttgTCTTAGGCTATTTGTTATTTATTGCTTGTACCAATCTTGGAAGATTTCTTAAGTGTTTCTTGATAACTTTGTAATTAGGATCATCATTCATGATTGGAAGAGCTTTGACATCTATTGTCTGGGGGAAATTAGCTGATCGATATGGTCGCAAACCTATTATTCTCATTGGAACTTTCTCAGtgttagctttttttttattcatcagagTAAAGattattattcaattttttttctttgtcttgcaGATTTTTTTATAAGCTGCCTGACTCTCTTTTCAGGATCATATTCAATACCCTCTTTGGTCTAAGCACAAGTGTCTGGCTTGCTATTTCCTTTAGATTTCTTCTTGGCTGCTTCAATTGTCTACTTGGAGTTATAAGGGTACGTCTTAAGTACTCAGAATACAGTAGCTTCTCACCCtgatataaaaaatgaaaaggatCGTGTAAAGTGTTATAAGGGTAGCATTTCCTGAAAGGTGTTTCCTTTGTTCTTTTGCCATGTTTCAGGCATATGCTTCAGAAGTCGTCAGTGAAGAGTACAACGCTCTTAGTCTTTCTGTTGTAAGGCTTTTATCTACTTCGAAACGTCGTTATTGCCGCCAATGTTTACTTTTATCTAGAGGATAAATACTTCTGTTCCGTTTCACTTTCTCAGGTAAGTACATCGAGAGGTATAGGATTGATACTAGGTCCTGCTATTGGAGGTTATCTTGCTCAGGTACACTTGACTCTAGAATCTGTTCAGTTAACTTTTCGGAATTTGACTTTCCTGTCCTGCTTAGCTGACTTGGTttctgttttcatgttttttttagcCTGCAGAGAAGTACCCAACTATATTTTCCCAGAGTTCAGTTTTTGGAAGGTATTTTTTCTCCATCCAGTCCATTTTTCAAATGCTAGCAAAGTTAGTTAACTCATTAGGTGCTTGGTGTTGTGCTTTACAGGTTGCCATATTTTCTACCGAGCTTAGTTATATCAGTCTATGCTACTGGGGTTTTCATCGCTTGCTGGTGGCTTCCTGTGAGTATGATAAATAGATATGATAGTGTATACTTGTTATGAACTGTTCAAGGaccttcaaaaacaaaatttgttatatgGTATTGATCATAAAATGAGTTCTTATGAAGTTCCGGAGCTATAGTGTGTTGTATGACTTGACCATGTTATGATTTATATCAACCTAAGACTGGAAATGTTAACTCATAACTATATACAGGAAACACTACATACGCGTTGCNTttctgttttcatgttttttttagcCTGCAGAGAAGTACCCAACTATATTTTCCCAGAGTTCAGTTTTTGGAAGGTATTTTTTCTCCATCCAGTCCATTTTTCAAATGCTAGCAAAGTTAGTTAACTCATTAGGTGCTTGGTGTTGTGCTTTACAGGTTGCCATATTTTCTACCGAGCTTAGTTATATCAGTCTATGCTACTGGGGTTTTCATCGCTTGCTGGTGGCTTCCTGTGAGTATGATAAATAGATATGATAGTGTATACTTGTTATGAACTGTTCAAGGaccttcaaaaacaaaatttgttatatgGTATTGATCATAAAATGAGTTCTTATGAAGTTCCGGAGCTATAGTGTGTTGTATGACTTGACCATGTTATGATTTATATCAACCTAAGACTGGAAATGTTAACTCATAACTATATACAGGAAACACTACATACGCGTTGCAGAATTGCACAGGGGAGACTTAATCCAACTGAGCTAAACGATGACGaaagcagaggaggaggaggacttGATGACCAGAACATAATTAGTAAGCCAAGTCTTCTGAGGAATCTTCCATTGATGGCTATCATCATCGTGTATTGTGTTTTTTCCCTCCAAGAGATAGCTTACTCAGAGGTGAGTTACTAATTACCTAAACTCATGCGAGTTTACTAGGACATAATTAGTTTTAGAGGTTCCTCACTTTCATATCTTCCTAGCTGCTTTAAGATATTGATAGCTCACTTTCAAATCAGTAAAGTTTTTAAGTATTGCAGAAGaagttttgtttatgaatttACTCTTTTATTGGTACCTTTGCAAGATATTCTCACTCTGGGCCGTCAGTGACAGAAGCTATGGAGGATTGAGCTTCTCATCCCAAGATGTAGGCCAAGTTTTAGCTATATCAGGTGCATGTTGTATTTACCTTATATGGATGGTCTGGTGGGTTGGTCCAGAAAATTGTGATTAGTTTATTTggaatttttccaaaaatattctcCTTATCACATTATCTATAAAACCTTTTCAGGATCTCGCTTTTTTCATTCATGGTTGGTATTGTTTTCGTATATATAGTTCGTCAACTCTGTTTCTTGAGTTTGTTCTTGTCTATCTATATCCACCTTGGATGTTCCTCATAAATTGAGTTACCATATTTTCAGGACTTGGGCTTCTGGTGTTCCAACTTTTGGTATACCCACCGTTAGCTAAGGCCCTCAGACTCCTTGTGATTATACGTCTTTCTGCGGTAAATCTGGGGTTGAAGTTTCTCGATTTTTGAACGATGctctttcgtttcttttttttttttttttgaatttaatgttaaattatattcaaagaaaaatagttTTGTTACAACAAGTGCAGCTAGCGTTTGAATAGTTGAGCTGAAAGAGAATACATAATTAAAGAGAAGACAAGATCAAAATCTAGTTTGAACCAAGCCTGAAAGCCACTTTCAAATCTCCGATCTCCCGTTCGCTGAATGGACAGAATCTGATCCCTCACCTGGCGATCAATCCATTTGATCAGTTGTCCTGAGATGTTAGCAGGTTGGCCATGCCATCGTCCATTGCGTTCTCTCCAGATGGTATACACCGTAAGTTGAAAAGTATAATGTGTTAAGAAGCTTCCCAGTCGATCAAGGCGCGTGTCTGATAAAAAGGTCAAAAGTTGATGCCAGTAGCCCCCTGTGCAGTCGCCTCCCACACTGCAGAAGAGAAAACGCAGGCGAAAAACATATGAGATCTAGTTTCGAAACTGTGCTGGCAGAAAACACAGGTCCCAGTAGCCCCAATGTTCCACCTTAGCATACGATTCCCTGTAGCCAGTTTGTCATGAGCCGCTAACCATGTGCAGAAAGTATACTTGGGAGTGGCATGAGTGAACCACACCGCTCGGTGCCATGAAACCTCAGGGGAGGTGGACCGAATATGATTCCAAGTGTCCGCCGTAGAGAAATCCGCATTGTATATGTCGTTCTTCCCTCTCCACAACACGAGATCAGGCTGTTCTGTTCTCTGTTGAAACTGCGAACGTAGTGTATCCACTATCGAGAGGAGATGTGGAAGACGAGGTGTCCGTCGTCTCCTAGTCGACCAGGATTTTGCCACTGGCATTGATCGACTTATCCCCAGATCAATAACCCCTCGAGACCCTGTCACATCCACCAACCTGCCCATAGCGGACCAGTTATCGAACCAAAAAGAGGTCTGCAAACCATTTCCCACCTCCACCTTACAGAACTGTTGGGCGACCGCTCTGTATTTTAAGATCTTCCGCCAAATCCAAGAGCCTGTACCCGTGTTCTCCTGAACCACCCACAACGACCGTCCCCTCAGCAAATAACGTTCAACCCATTGAACCCAAAGAGATCAACCATGAGAGAGTATTCGCTAGACCAACTTTAGGCAACACACATCATTTGCCTCTCGCAAGCTACGAAGACCAAGCCCTCCCTCCCAGCATGGCTTACAGACTGCGTCCCACTGCAGTTTGGCCTTTTTTGGATTCTGATCAGAACCCGACCACAAGAAAGCAGAGCAAAGCTTCTCCACTTCACAAATACATGCTCGGGGAAGTCGAAAAGCACCAATCCAGAAGTTGCAGATGCTCCATAGAACAGAGCTGACGAGGTTGTAACGGCCTGCAAAAGAAAGGTAGCGTGATGTCCAAGAACCGATACGCTTTTTGATCTGCTCAAGCAAAGGAGCATAGTCAGCAGAAGTAAGACATTTAGTCACCAACGGCAAGCCTAAATATCAGACAGGAAGCTCCCCAACCACAAAATCAAACTGATACGATATCTGTTGACGTGTTTGATCCGCAACACCAGCAAGATATACCGTTAATTTCTCCACGCTTATTTTGAGACCTGATAGCTTGGCAAACTTATCAAAAACTGAGACAATGCCCTCAATAGAATGTGGTTTACCATCAGTAAGGACCAtcaaatcatcagcaaaacttAGATGGGTCAAATTGAGAGCTTTACACCGCGGATGATAACCAAACTGATATGTGCCAGCAGCGTTGTCAAGAAGTTTAGACAGGACGTCCATGCAGATGACGAACAAATAGGGGGACAGAGAACAGCCTTGCCGCAACCCCCTAGAACTATGAAAATATCCCGCAAGCTCTCCATTAACTTGGACAGAGAAAGAAGCAATGGTAACACATAATTCGATCCAATATATAAACTCTGCTGGTAGTTGCAATGCCGAGAGGACATTCAAGAGGAAGGGCCATTGAACCGAATCAAAAGCTTTCGATATATCAATCTTAATCGCACAACGCTCCGAGATTTCCTCCTTGTGATAGTTCTTGACCAACTCAGTAGCAAGCAACACGTTTTCAATCAGCAACCAATCCTTTACAAAGGTCGATTGATTCCCGAATATGAAACTAGGCAACACCACCTTCAACCTATTAGCAAGAATTTTTGAAATGACCTTATATAACACATTGCAACAAGAAATTGGTCGATAATCCTTCATCTCCATAGCATCCAACTTCTTCGGGATAAGCACTAGGATAGTAGAGTTTATCCCTTTAGGCAAAAAACCTTTGACAAAGAAAGATCGGACTGCAAGAATAAACTCTTGGCCAAGAATATCCCATGTCGCCTTATAGAACTCAGAAGTAAAGCCATCCGGGCCAGGAGATTTGTCATTTGGCATAGCAAAAAGAACATTCCTGATCTCCTCTGCAGTAACAGGCGCTATAAGTTGAGTTTGATCCACTGATGAGCATCGAAACGGCAACAAATCCTGGAGCATTGCAACTTTAACCCCTTCAAAATCAGTTGGTGAGAATTGTAAAAACTCCTTAAAATATCTCTCAGCCTCCAGCTCAATATCCTCACCCTTAGCAACAGTACCATTGGGGCAGGTAACCTCATTGATAGTATTTACCGCTTTCCTAGTAGCAGCAGCCCTATGAAAAGCTT
The sequence above is drawn from the Camelina sativa cultivar DH55 chromosome 4, Cs, whole genome shotgun sequence genome and encodes:
- the LOC104780246 gene encoding probable peptide/nitrate transporter At3g43790, which gives rise to MAYDESRTILLEKNEDCPGCIIDRTKQHQQGVPYLHLSFIWLVSLCTDQRLWYCKTRRRYWFLCWFVGSSFMIGRALTSIVWGKLADRYGRKPIILIGTFSVIIFNTLFGLSTSVWLAISFRFLLGCFNCLLGVIRAYASEVVSEEYNALSLSVVSTSRGIGLILGPAIGGYLAQPAEKYPTIFSQSSVFGRLPYFLPSLVISVYATGVFIACWWLPETLHTRCRIAQGRLNPTELNDDESRGGGGLDDQNIISKPSLLRNLPLMAIIIVYCVFSLQEIAYSEIFSLWAVSDRSYGGLSFSSQDVGQVLAISGLGLLVFQLLVYPPLAKALRLLVIIRLSAVLLIPLLSCYPYIALLSGVALHMVINCASIIKNALSISLVTGLFIMLNKAVPQNQRGAANGISMTAMSVFKSFGPAGGGALFSWAQKRQDATFLPGDEMVFLVLNLVQLVGLILTFIPYISQIH